One genomic region from Bacteroidota bacterium encodes:
- a CDS encoding hemolysin family protein, producing the protein MIPMGGEILLVIFFLILHAFFSLAETSVLSVRRSRLHEMLEDEKTPEWKIRRARKILAFKSNPESFIATVQSGSVFFSFLAATYTAFIAYEHIWPVVQRIFGFSADFSLAIAFIVMIIGVTVLDLTFGALIPKSIALHQSEPIALAIAPTLGLILRTLKPIVHLPVVISNLVLRPLKDRTSFTESLISEEEFRVMLEEGTRSGTIDKTENELIENIFDFRDRTAREIMVPRIKMSAINLDLPREEVIDRIIQEGYTRLPVYRDTLDNVLGVIYSKDVVALIEHPELIILFDIIRPVPFVPETKNIADLLGELQREKHHLAIVVDEFGGTAGLITLEDIIEEIVGEIQDEYDEEQRTLQVAEDRLSAALSANYSIADANRELEKIFPDFHIPDDEEYESVSGYVNKLFGHIPDLGETIETQGVKIVVAAKGPMNVSKVRFEAMPDYNLRITNG; encoded by the coding sequence ATGATCCCCATGGGCGGCGAGATTCTGCTCGTCATTTTTTTTCTCATCCTGCATGCATTCTTCTCGCTGGCTGAGACGAGTGTGCTCAGTGTTCGGCGAAGCCGATTGCATGAGATGCTGGAGGATGAGAAGACTCCGGAGTGGAAGATTCGCCGGGCACGCAAAATCCTCGCGTTCAAATCAAATCCGGAAAGTTTTATCGCGACGGTCCAGTCCGGCTCGGTCTTCTTCAGTTTTTTGGCGGCCACGTACACCGCGTTCATTGCGTATGAGCATATCTGGCCAGTCGTTCAGCGAATCTTCGGCTTCTCTGCCGATTTCAGTCTTGCCATTGCCTTCATTGTGATGATCATAGGTGTAACAGTACTCGATCTCACGTTCGGTGCGCTCATACCGAAATCTATTGCGCTTCATCAATCGGAGCCGATCGCATTGGCCATTGCGCCGACGCTCGGTCTGATCCTCCGGACGCTGAAGCCCATCGTACACCTTCCGGTTGTAATCTCGAATTTGGTGCTCCGACCACTCAAGGACCGGACAAGCTTCACAGAGAGTCTGATTTCCGAGGAAGAATTTCGCGTCATGCTCGAAGAAGGCACACGAAGTGGCACCATTGACAAGACCGAGAACGAACTGATCGAGAATATCTTCGATTTCCGCGACCGGACCGCACGCGAAATTATGGTCCCGCGTATCAAGATGAGTGCGATCAACCTTGACTTACCGCGTGAGGAGGTGATAGATCGGATTATCCAGGAGGGATACACGCGGCTACCTGTCTATCGGGATACGCTCGATAATGTTCTTGGGGTCATTTACTCCAAGGATGTCGTCGCGCTCATCGAGCATCCGGAGCTGATTATCCTTTTTGACATTATACGACCGGTGCCATTCGTCCCTGAAACCAAGAATATTGCCGATCTTTTGGGGGAATTACAGCGAGAGAAACACCATCTGGCCATTGTCGTAGATGAATTTGGTGGTACCGCCGGTCTGATCACGCTCGAAGATATTATCGAAGAAATTGTCGGCGAAATTCAGGACGAGTACGACGAGGAGCAGCGCACACTTCAGGTCGCCGAGGACCGCTTGTCGGCAGCGCTTTCCGCCAATTACTCTATCGCCGATGCGAATCGTGAACTGGAAAAGATCTTTCCTGACTTTCACATTCCCGACGATGAGGAGTACGAATCGGTCAGCGGCTATGTCAATAAGCTCTTTGGACACATTCCGGATTTGGGCGAGACGATCGAAACACAGGGGGTCAAGATCGTTGTTGCAGCCAAAGGTCCGATGAATGTTTCAAAGGTCCGATTCGAGGCGATGCCCGATTACAATTTACGAATTACGAATGGTTAA
- a CDS encoding LytR C-terminal domain-containing protein: protein MARRRLIDRIIGGSERERERRRRLAAQFASWIFVGIVVLLVGLLGAQFFTRTVLTHPVSGELDRPDMLVRKGERIQVNVLNGSNRSRVALRFTDYLRARKFDVVHIDNYKDTGVARSFLVDRVGDSISAKKLAYALGIEDSLIRRDIDTEEYVKADVIIGKDFPQLKPMK from the coding sequence TTGGCCAGACGGCGGCTTATCGATCGAATCATTGGCGGTAGCGAGCGAGAGCGCGAACGACGCCGACGCCTTGCTGCCCAATTCGCATCCTGGATCTTTGTCGGAATTGTCGTATTACTCGTGGGCTTGCTTGGGGCACAGTTCTTTACCAGAACGGTTCTCACTCACCCGGTAAGTGGTGAACTTGATCGGCCCGATATGCTCGTCCGGAAAGGCGAGCGGATTCAGGTCAATGTGCTTAATGGTTCGAACCGCTCGCGGGTCGCGCTTCGGTTTACCGATTATCTGCGTGCCCGAAAGTTCGATGTCGTCCATATTGACAACTACAAGGATACCGGTGTCGCACGATCGTTTCTCGTCGATCGCGTCGGCGATAGCATCTCCGCTAAGAAGCTCGCGTATGCTCTCGGAATCGAAGACTCGCTCATTCGGCGTGATATTGACACCGAAGAATATGTTAAGGCCGATGTCATAATCGGTAAGGATTTTCCGCAACTCAAACCAATGAAGTAG
- the argS gene encoding arginine--tRNA ligase, whose product MEVYLGRHFRSALDRLGAPNDTRVEFEIPQNASHGDLSTNVAMTLAKPLKKSPRQIAQEIIGHLDLDSGYVRSIDIAGPGFINVTFSKTYLIDQLRALLDEGARFGRTRTNEGKAINLEWVSANPTGRLHAGHGRQVCLGQAIANLLEWTGGNLTREYYFNNAGNQMANLAKSVRVRYLQQLGEQIELNDDGYRGEEIVDIAKQMVAEFGESKRGAPLSVFQSYGEQANFGSIRSTLDRLGVHHDVFFNENSLYDSGAVESTIREFKEHNLAYEKDGALWLKLSEMGEKEDRVIVKSSGEPTYRLPDICYHRNKLGRGYDQIIDIFGADHIATIADVLAALRALGYDTARIKVIIHQMVSFVSGGELIMFSKRSGGAYTLDELIEDVGADAAKFFFNMRSAGSHLEFDVELAKEQSEKNPVYYVQYAHARIASILRFAEQQGLDISQVERADLTILDHVEEHALIKVLLRFPTVLDRSAVSLAPHHVCEYLREVAQQFHKFYHDCRIVGSAPELQSARLALTLAAKRVLAGGCAVLDVTAPESM is encoded by the coding sequence ATGGAGGTTTATTTGGGGCGGCATTTCCGCTCTGCGCTCGATCGCTTGGGCGCGCCGAACGATACCCGTGTGGAATTCGAAATTCCGCAGAATGCGTCGCATGGCGATCTTTCTACGAATGTCGCAATGACACTCGCCAAGCCGCTCAAAAAGTCGCCTCGCCAGATCGCACAGGAAATCATTGGGCACCTCGATCTCGATAGTGGTTACGTGCGCTCGATCGATATCGCCGGTCCGGGCTTCATCAACGTGACATTCAGTAAGACCTATCTCATCGATCAGTTGCGCGCGCTGCTCGATGAAGGCGCGAGATTTGGACGCACGCGGACAAACGAGGGCAAGGCCATCAATCTCGAGTGGGTCAGCGCCAACCCGACCGGAAGGCTCCATGCTGGCCATGGCAGACAAGTTTGCCTGGGTCAGGCGATCGCGAATCTCCTCGAATGGACGGGCGGAAATCTTACGCGCGAGTATTATTTCAACAATGCCGGCAACCAAATGGCGAATCTCGCCAAGTCGGTGCGCGTCCGATATTTGCAGCAGTTGGGCGAGCAAATCGAACTGAATGATGACGGCTACCGCGGCGAAGAGATCGTCGACATCGCCAAGCAAATGGTCGCTGAGTTCGGCGAATCGAAACGAGGCGCTCCCCTTTCGGTCTTCCAGTCCTACGGTGAACAAGCTAACTTTGGCAGCATCCGGTCGACCCTCGATCGACTGGGCGTCCACCATGACGTCTTCTTCAATGAGAATTCGCTGTACGACTCGGGCGCGGTTGAATCGACGATCCGCGAGTTCAAAGAGCACAACTTGGCCTATGAAAAGGATGGCGCCTTGTGGCTCAAGCTCTCCGAAATGGGAGAGAAAGAAGACCGGGTGATTGTGAAATCCTCAGGCGAACCAACGTACCGCCTGCCAGATATCTGCTATCATCGCAACAAACTGGGCCGGGGCTACGACCAGATCATTGACATCTTTGGCGCCGATCATATCGCCACGATTGCCGATGTCCTTGCGGCTCTCCGTGCATTAGGATACGACACCGCGCGAATCAAGGTCATCATTCATCAGATGGTCTCGTTCGTTTCGGGTGGCGAATTGATCATGTTCTCGAAGCGGAGCGGTGGTGCATATACGCTCGACGAATTGATCGAGGATGTCGGAGCCGATGCTGCCAAGTTCTTCTTCAACATGCGCTCGGCCGGTTCACATTTGGAGTTCGATGTGGAACTTGCCAAAGAGCAATCCGAAAAGAACCCTGTCTATTACGTGCAGTATGCGCATGCTCGCATTGCGAGCATTCTTCGATTTGCAGAACAGCAAGGTCTTGATATCAGCCAGGTCGAGCGGGCCGATCTGACCATACTCGATCATGTCGAAGAGCACGCACTCATTAAAGTCTTGCTCCGCTTTCCAACGGTCCTGGACCGATCCGCCGTTTCGCTTGCCCCGCATCATGTCTGCGAGTATCTTCGCGAGGTCGCGCAACAGTTCCATAAGTTCTATCACGACTGCCGCATTGTCGGAAGTGCGCCGGAGCTACAATCTGCGCGGCTTGCGCTCACACTCGCTGCCAAGCGCGTTTTGGCCGGCGGCTGTGCCGTGCTCGACGTGACTGCGCCGGAAAGCATGTAA
- the rsfS gene encoding ribosome silencing factor: protein MGKTLKKKTTPKSKSAIDKKPALGSKPAKKSPTAKRPAAKRPAAKTLARTPRPTPQAEDPIRVAALKAAQYAIEKKAEAVRLLDLRKVTTMTDFFVIATGTSDRQVKAIAENVIAEMRDTEGIPAWRSEGWERLDWVLIDFVDFVVHVFQEEARKYYNLERLWGDALTIDVEDTSRPKRRKASKAPSAEGARATPRRKSAVRVISEFKHVGTK from the coding sequence ATGGGAAAAACGCTCAAAAAGAAGACAACTCCAAAATCGAAATCGGCCATTGATAAGAAGCCTGCTCTCGGATCGAAGCCGGCCAAGAAAAGTCCCACAGCGAAGAGGCCCGCAGCCAAGCGGCCTGCAGCGAAGACGCTGGCACGAACACCCCGGCCAACGCCGCAAGCCGAAGATCCAATTCGCGTGGCCGCCCTCAAGGCTGCTCAGTATGCCATCGAAAAGAAGGCGGAGGCCGTCCGTCTGCTCGATTTGCGGAAGGTCACCACGATGACGGACTTTTTCGTCATTGCCACTGGCACCAGTGACCGCCAAGTCAAAGCTATCGCCGAAAACGTAATCGCCGAAATGCGGGACACCGAGGGAATCCCGGCATGGCGAAGTGAAGGTTGGGAGCGCCTGGACTGGGTCCTCATTGATTTTGTCGATTTTGTGGTTCATGTATTCCAGGAAGAAGCCCGGAAATATTACAATTTGGAGCGGCTCTGGGGAGATGCCCTGACAATTGATGTCGAGGACACCTCACGGCCGAAGCGCAGAAAAGCTTCGAAGGCTCCATCTGCGGAGGGCGCCCGGGCCACACCACGACGAAAGTCGGCAGTCCGGGTCATCAGCGAGTTCAAGCACGTAGGGACGAAATAG